One region of Chlamydia psittaci 6BC genomic DNA includes:
- a CDS encoding amino acid aminotransferase has translation MSFFNQLPTFAPDSILGLQKLFLEDEREDKVNLVIGSYEDPNKAYGGFSSVRKAQFLLLENEMNKGYLPISGLLSFNQQMESLVFGDDVNPSFVVGAQALGGTGALHLGAKIFSMTNPSGAVYIPEQTWGNHLRIFAQQGLDVLKYPYYSSASKTLVFDEMMSVLQSAPKNSLVLLQCCCHNPTGMDLNENMWTRLAELMKERQLLPFFDTAYLGFGSGIEKDRKPIKIFIDSGHTVFVAACASKNFSLYGERVGYFAAYSRVTDDLDKISSCLEEKIRGEYSSPPRHGAKIVSTILSDASLKTEWLAELETIRCSLEKTRIRFVQAMRNHIGHSFDFILSQKGFFGYPGFSLEQVLFLRLEKGIYTTSGARFNLNGITDNNIDHVVQSFAEAYQQA, from the coding sequence ATGAGTTTTTTTAATCAATTACCCACGTTTGCTCCCGATTCTATTTTGGGTTTGCAAAAACTATTTTTAGAAGACGAGCGAGAGGATAAGGTCAACCTTGTTATAGGTTCTTATGAAGATCCTAACAAGGCTTATGGTGGCTTTTCGAGTGTCCGTAAGGCACAATTTTTATTATTAGAAAACGAGATGAATAAGGGGTACTTACCTATTAGTGGGTTGTTGTCTTTTAATCAACAAATGGAGAGTCTTGTTTTTGGCGATGATGTAAATCCTAGTTTTGTTGTTGGCGCCCAAGCCCTTGGAGGAACGGGAGCCCTGCATTTAGGCGCGAAGATTTTTTCCATGACCAATCCTTCTGGTGCAGTATACATTCCCGAACAGACGTGGGGAAACCATTTGAGAATATTCGCTCAACAAGGTTTAGATGTTCTAAAATACCCTTACTATAGTTCAGCAAGTAAAACACTAGTTTTTGATGAGATGATGTCTGTATTACAATCAGCTCCCAAGAACTCTTTAGTGCTTTTGCAATGTTGTTGTCATAATCCTACAGGAATGGATCTTAATGAGAACATGTGGACACGTCTTGCAGAGCTGATGAAAGAACGCCAGCTGCTGCCTTTTTTTGATACGGCGTATTTAGGGTTTGGTTCGGGTATCGAAAAAGATAGAAAACCTATAAAGATTTTTATAGATTCAGGGCACACTGTATTTGTAGCTGCATGCGCAAGTAAGAATTTTTCTCTTTATGGGGAGCGTGTAGGCTATTTTGCTGCATACAGTAGGGTCACTGATGATTTAGATAAGATTTCCAGCTGTCTCGAAGAAAAAATACGAGGAGAATATTCTTCGCCTCCTAGACATGGAGCTAAAATTGTTTCTACAATTTTATCAGATGCTTCTTTGAAAACAGAATGGTTGGCAGAATTAGAAACGATTCGTTGTTCTTTAGAGAAAACACGAATTCGATTTGTTCAGGCTATGCGCAATCATATTGGTCATTCTTTTGACTTTATCCTCTCTCAGAAAGGATTTTTTGGTTACCCAGGATTTTCTTTAGAACAAGTCTTATTTTTAAGATTAGAAAAAGGCATCTACACAACAAGTGGAGCCAGGTTTAATCTCAACGGGATCACCGATAATAACATCGATCATGTAGTTCAGAGTTTTGCTGAGGCATATCAACAAGCTTAG
- a CDS encoding rod shape-determining protein MreC, with product MREIKNPEEHHSAIKTTGSVFYRRHRKNRVYVYVVIALSITLLWSLPKPFYENIQKRFVVWYSRVFMNHAEVSSTSCSIQDTENIILKDRIAILEERLQAYEVAYHTPPLFPEILSPYFRKLITSRVIYRDPSHWGSSCWVDVGSEHNIQKNSSVLSGKVLIGLVDYVGEKQSRIRLITDVGMQPSVIAVRGGIQAWLVKDRIQDLSKQIERLSDAYILEKDKYEKIYQLDELNISIQCGDENTLLLRGTLSGKGGPLWKDETLTLHGEGFCFSDGKGLRVGDLLVTTGLDGVFPPGLLVAEITKVCLPREGACSYKIEAKSLAADLMNLSSVLILPAMEFNPNDRPDIFGLLWD from the coding sequence ATGCGAGAGATTAAAAATCCGGAAGAACATCATTCTGCAATAAAAACAACAGGATCTGTGTTTTACCGTCGACATAGAAAGAACAGAGTATATGTCTACGTGGTGATAGCATTGAGTATTACTTTGTTGTGGAGTTTGCCAAAACCGTTTTATGAAAATATCCAAAAACGTTTCGTGGTTTGGTATTCGCGTGTTTTTATGAATCACGCTGAGGTTTCTTCCACAAGTTGTTCTATCCAAGATACTGAGAACATCATCTTAAAAGATCGCATTGCTATTTTAGAAGAGCGTTTACAAGCTTATGAGGTTGCTTATCATACGCCCCCTTTGTTTCCAGAGATTCTATCGCCTTATTTTCGTAAGTTAATAACGAGTCGTGTGATTTACCGAGATCCCTCCCATTGGGGAAGTTCTTGTTGGGTAGATGTAGGTAGTGAACATAACATACAAAAAAACTCCTCAGTGCTTTCTGGGAAGGTGCTGATCGGTCTTGTAGATTATGTTGGAGAAAAGCAGTCCCGAATACGTTTGATTACTGATGTAGGTATGCAACCTTCAGTGATCGCTGTTCGCGGAGGAATACAAGCATGGTTAGTAAAAGATCGGATTCAAGATCTTAGTAAGCAAATAGAACGCCTTTCTGATGCTTACATTCTAGAAAAAGATAAATATGAAAAAATCTATCAGCTAGACGAGCTCAACATATCTATACAATGCGGTGATGAAAATACCTTACTTTTGCGAGGTACATTATCAGGAAAAGGCGGTCCTTTGTGGAAAGATGAAACTCTAACTTTACATGGGGAAGGATTTTGTTTTTCTGATGGTAAGGGTTTGCGTGTTGGGGATCTTTTAGTTACAACTGGACTAGATGGTGTCTTCCCCCCAGGATTATTAGTTGCTGAAATTACTAAAGTGTGTCTACCCCGAGAGGGCGCATGCTCCTATAAAATAGAGGCTAAATCACTTGCTGCAGATTTAATGAATCTCTCTTCTGTTTTGATTCTTCCTGCTATGGAATTTAACCCTAATGATAGACCGGATATTTTTGGTCTATTGTGGGATTAA